In a single window of the Raphanus sativus cultivar WK10039 chromosome 9, ASM80110v3, whole genome shotgun sequence genome:
- the LOC108824666 gene encoding LOW QUALITY PROTEIN: putative small ubiquitin-related modifier 7 (The sequence of the model RefSeq protein was modified relative to this genomic sequence to represent the inferred CDS: inserted 1 base in 1 codon) — protein sequence MYLKSREKRKESEDMSASDEKKLSVPSSHVTIKVKSQDNVDVYFRMKRDVEVRKMMEAFSDKVGKQMSALVFXFDGVRIKPNQTPKELDLEEGDEIDALGHQIGGLSFCALSELS from the exons ATGTATCTAAAGAGtcgagagaaaagaaaagaaagtgaAGATATGTCGGCATCTGACGAGAAGAAGTTGTCGGTTCCGTCGTCCCATGTTACCATCAAAGTTAAAAGTCAG GATAATGTAGATGTGTACTTCCGGATGAAGAGGGACGTTGAG GTCCGTAAGATGATGGAAGCATTTTCCGACAAAGTTGGAAAACAAATGTCTGCCTTAGTCT TTTTCGACGGAGTTCGTATTAAACCCAATCAAACTCCCAAAGAG CTCGACCTCGAAGAAGGAGATGAAATTGACGCACTTGGCCACCAGATAGGAGGGCTCAGCTTTTGTGCGCTATCAGAACTGTCTTAA
- the LOC108824057 gene encoding protein NOI4, whose protein sequence is MSDKGRPLPKFGEWDVNDPASAEGFTVIFNKARDEKKTGGKPGSPGKSTDGHAKSGGGGGDPSKPQPKKWLCCMQSPSVDS, encoded by the exons ATGTCG GACAAAGGTCGTCCCTTGCCGAAGTTTGGTGAATGGGATGTGAATGATCCAGCATCTGCTGAAGGTTTCACAGTGATATTCAACAAAGCTAGGGATGAGAAAAAGACCGGTGGCAAACCCGGATCACCCGGTAAATCCACTGATGGTCATGCTAAgtccggaggaggaggaggagatccTAGTAAACCTCAGCCT AAAAAGTGGCTCTGCTGCATGCAGTCTCCGTCTGTGGACTCTTGA